A single region of the Sphingobium sp. TKS genome encodes:
- the ftsA gene encoding cell division protein FtsA codes for MAQPKVEKFVTAIDIGSWKVSALIAGRTENGELAILGTGQRESRGVRRGFIADMERTELAVRETVEQAERVAGTNIEDVWVSFSGGSLVSDVVTVERDMGGYRVEQADIDDLLTTGQQGIDPEGRVVLHAQPTCFTINGRVPVKKPLGMHADLLGVDIHVVLADGAPLANLDLCVRGAYLNVNSIVASPIATGLACLSEEERDLGVALVELGAGVTNVSLYAGGMLVGLHSIPIGASDITDDIASAFGIRRSQAERIKCFYGSAMQNRRDFRDMIEIAAPHGDVAIPGQSAGPNADGGKITRAALVAVICERLNQIMVEVNAALAGMGFNTPTGRQVVLTGGGAEMKGIADYAQGALGRAVRIGRPRGLAALPEAHSGPAFATLAGLALYGASNPVDLRTIAPASQTVHRIGAPAWWQRMVKAMKTNY; via the coding sequence ATGGCTCAACCCAAGGTCGAAAAGTTCGTCACCGCGATCGATATCGGATCGTGGAAGGTGTCCGCGCTGATCGCGGGGCGCACCGAAAATGGCGAACTGGCGATTTTGGGGACGGGCCAACGCGAAAGCCGGGGCGTGCGGCGCGGCTTCATTGCCGACATGGAGCGGACAGAATTGGCCGTGCGTGAAACGGTCGAGCAGGCCGAGCGCGTGGCGGGCACGAATATCGAGGATGTCTGGGTCAGCTTTTCGGGTGGCTCTCTCGTCAGCGACGTCGTCACGGTCGAGCGCGACATGGGCGGATATCGCGTCGAGCAGGCCGATATCGATGACCTGCTTACCACCGGCCAGCAGGGCATCGATCCCGAAGGGCGCGTGGTTCTGCACGCGCAGCCGACCTGTTTCACCATCAATGGCCGCGTGCCGGTGAAGAAGCCGCTGGGCATGCATGCCGACCTGCTGGGCGTCGATATCCATGTGGTGCTGGCCGATGGCGCGCCGCTGGCCAATCTCGACCTGTGCGTTCGAGGGGCTTATCTCAATGTGAACAGCATCGTCGCTTCGCCTATTGCCACCGGCCTGGCCTGCCTGTCCGAAGAGGAGAGGGACTTGGGCGTCGCGTTGGTCGAATTGGGTGCGGGCGTCACCAATGTCTCGCTTTATGCGGGTGGCATGCTGGTCGGCCTGCACAGCATTCCCATCGGCGCGTCGGATATCACCGACGACATCGCTTCCGCCTTCGGTATCCGCCGCAGCCAGGCGGAGCGGATCAAATGCTTCTACGGCTCCGCCATGCAGAATCGCCGCGATTTCCGGGACATGATCGAGATCGCCGCGCCCCATGGCGATGTCGCCATTCCCGGCCAGAGCGCCGGTCCCAACGCCGATGGCGGCAAGATCACTCGCGCCGCGCTGGTGGCGGTGATCTGCGAGCGGCTGAACCAGATCATGGTCGAGGTGAACGCCGCGCTCGCCGGCATGGGTTTCAACACGCCCACGGGGCGGCAAGTGGTGCTGACCGGCGGCGGCGCCGAAATGAAGGGCATTGCCGACTATGCCCAGGGTGCTTTAGGGCGCGCCGTGCGCATCGGGCGGCCCCGTGGCCTCGCCGCCTTGCCCGAGGCGCATAGCGGTCCGGCCTTTGCGACTTTGGCCGGTCTTGCGCTTTACGGCGCTTCGAACCCGGTTGATCTTAGAACGATAGCGCCTGCCTCTCAGACGGTTCATCGTATCGGTGCGCCTGCCTGGTGGCAAAGAATGGTCAAAGCCATGAAGACGAACTATTGA
- the gcvH gene encoding glycine cleavage system protein GcvH codes for MSRYFTDEHEWIDVEGEIATVGITDYAQEQLGDIVFVELPAEGTSFEKGDDAAVVESVKAASDVYAPISGEVVETNGALEDEPALVNSDAEEDGWFFKLRIADASELEGLMNEAAYKKFVASL; via the coding sequence ATGAGCCGTTATTTCACCGACGAACATGAATGGATCGATGTCGAGGGCGAAATCGCCACCGTCGGCATCACCGACTATGCGCAGGAACAGTTGGGCGACATCGTGTTCGTCGAACTGCCCGCCGAAGGCACCAGCTTCGAAAAGGGCGACGACGCCGCCGTCGTGGAGTCGGTCAAGGCCGCTTCGGACGTCTATGCGCCGATCTCCGGCGAAGTCGTCGAGACCAACGGCGCGCTGGAGGATGAACCCGCGCTGGTGAACAGCGACGCCGAGGAAGACGGCTGGTTCTTCAAGCTGCGCATTGCCGATGCGAGCGAGCTGGAAGGCCTGATGAACGAAGCCGCTTACAAGAAGTTCGTGGCCTCGCTCTGA
- a CDS encoding cell division protein FtsQ/DivIB: protein MAEARIRRGGTARLTRATGARGRSGGRGRSVKRRNWVDSLLDLLPFSEETLQRMASWAIVSIVLAGLVGIAMLMGLPAMAGQKASELAANAGFEVEKVEVRGVERMDELPIYNIALGQVSRSMLSLDLPKVRDDMLKLGWVKDARISRRLPDTLVVDIVERDPVAVWQHDGQLHLIDVQGVVLQSVSAGAMPDLPLVVGPNANLQTAGLNKLMENAPALKPMLAGATWVGDRRWDLRFQSGETLSLPEGDKPSATALVNFARMDGVNRLLGRGIVKFDMRDPDRFVLRLPQGQGTGTSSEKPAASADAPAKGEEG, encoded by the coding sequence ATGGCTGAAGCACGCATCCGGCGTGGCGGGACGGCGCGGCTGACGCGCGCGACCGGCGCGCGCGGCCGCAGCGGAGGGAGGGGCCGCTCGGTCAAGCGCCGGAACTGGGTCGACAGCCTGCTCGACCTGCTCCCTTTCAGCGAGGAAACGCTCCAACGCATGGCGAGCTGGGCCATCGTTAGCATTGTGCTAGCGGGCTTGGTCGGCATAGCCATGCTGATGGGTCTTCCCGCCATGGCCGGGCAGAAGGCCTCCGAACTCGCCGCCAATGCGGGTTTCGAGGTCGAGAAGGTCGAAGTGCGCGGCGTCGAGCGGATGGACGAACTGCCCATCTACAATATCGCGCTGGGACAGGTGAGCCGCTCCATGCTGTCGCTCGATCTGCCCAAGGTGCGGGACGACATGCTGAAGCTTGGCTGGGTCAAGGATGCGCGCATTTCCCGCCGCCTGCCCGATACGCTGGTGGTCGATATCGTCGAGCGCGATCCGGTGGCGGTTTGGCAGCATGACGGCCAACTCCATCTGATCGACGTGCAGGGCGTGGTGCTGCAATCGGTGTCCGCGGGCGCGATGCCCGATTTGCCGCTGGTGGTCGGCCCCAATGCCAATCTCCAGACGGCGGGCCTCAACAAGTTGATGGAAAATGCGCCTGCGCTGAAGCCCATGCTGGCTGGCGCCACCTGGGTCGGGGACCGGCGCTGGGATTTGCGCTTTCAGTCGGGTGAGACGCTATCCCTGCCCGAAGGCGACAAGCCGTCGGCCACGGCGCTCGTCAATTTCGCGCGGATGGATGGCGTGAACCGGCTGCTGGGCCGGGGCATCGTCAAGTTCGACATGCGCGATCCCGACCGCTTCGTGCTGCGCCTGCCGCAGGGCCAGGGCACCGGCACGTCCAGCGAAAAGCCTGCGGCAAGCGCGGACGCGCCCGCCAAGGGCGAGGAAGGCTGA
- a CDS encoding deoxyguanosinetriphosphate triphosphohydrolase — MTLLASYASHPGKSRGRLHAEPGGEMRGPRDVFQRDRDRIIHSIAFRRLRHKTQVFVSPDGDHFRVRLTHSLEVAQIGRTTARTLGLNEDLTEALCLAHDIGHPPFGHAGEDALEAALDDHGGFDHNAHTLRTLMLLESPYPLFRGLNLSWEMLEGLAKHNGPITRPGWAMQEVDALFPLDLASHASLEAQLAAIADDIAYDNHDIDDGLRAGLLSLDQLLTIPLVRICWDRVRVRYPDVPQDRLLRELVREQIGVMANDLIAATRANIADAGVKTVDDVRGAGRTLVAFSPELAAQERELKRFMYATLYHHPTQLAAADRARVIVIDLFRAYQADPKLMPEEWRDDCVSSEPQRSRHIADFIAGMTDRYAEKRHAEIFGRLEIA, encoded by the coding sequence ATGACGCTGCTTGCTTCCTATGCATCGCACCCCGGCAAGAGCCGGGGCCGCCTCCACGCCGAACCCGGCGGCGAGATGCGCGGCCCCCGCGACGTGTTTCAGCGCGACCGCGACCGGATCATCCATAGCATCGCCTTCCGCCGCCTGCGGCACAAGACGCAGGTGTTCGTCTCCCCCGACGGCGATCATTTCCGCGTCCGCCTGACCCATAGTCTGGAGGTCGCGCAGATCGGCCGCACCACGGCGCGGACCCTGGGCCTCAACGAAGATCTGACTGAGGCGCTTTGCCTCGCCCATGACATCGGCCATCCACCCTTCGGCCATGCAGGCGAGGATGCGCTGGAGGCGGCGCTCGACGATCATGGCGGCTTCGATCACAATGCCCATACGTTGCGCACGCTGATGCTGCTGGAAAGCCCCTATCCGCTGTTCCGGGGGCTGAATTTGAGCTGGGAAATGCTGGAGGGGCTGGCCAAGCATAATGGCCCGATCACCCGTCCCGGCTGGGCGATGCAAGAGGTGGACGCGCTGTTTCCGCTCGACCTTGCGAGCCATGCCTCGCTGGAGGCGCAGTTGGCGGCGATCGCGGACGACATCGCCTATGACAATCACGACATCGATGACGGCCTGCGCGCCGGATTGCTGAGCCTGGACCAGTTGCTGACCATTCCGCTGGTCAGGATCTGCTGGGATCGCGTTCGCGTCCGTTATCCCGACGTGCCCCAGGACCGGTTGCTGCGCGAACTGGTGCGTGAGCAGATCGGGGTCATGGCGAACGACCTGATCGCCGCTACCCGGGCCAATATCGCGGACGCCGGCGTGAAAACGGTCGACGATGTCCGTGGGGCTGGACGCACGCTGGTCGCCTTCTCGCCCGAACTGGCGGCGCAGGAGCGCGAACTCAAGCGTTTCATGTACGCCACGCTCTACCACCATCCCACGCAGCTTGCGGCGGCCGACCGGGCGAGGGTGATCGTCATCGACCTCTTCCGCGCCTATCAGGCCGATCCGAAGCTGATGCCCGAGGAATGGCGCGACGATTGCGTCTCGTCCGAACCGCAGCGCAGCCGCCACATCGCGGATTTCATCGCCGGCATGACCGATCGTTATGCGGAAAAGCGCCATGCGGAAATCTTCGGCAGGCTGGAGATTGCCTAA
- the gcvPA gene encoding aminomethyl-transferring glycine dehydrogenase subunit GcvPA, with product MRYLPLTDTDRQEMLSVIGATSIDDLFVDVPAEARLSDKIAGLPDHASELAVERHMAALARKNLSAGEAPFFLGAGAYRHHVPASVDHLIQRGEFLTAYTPYQPEIAQGTLQVLFEFQTQVARLLGCDVANASMYDGSTACWEAIGMARRITKRGKAILSSGLHPHYVSVANTMAKFTGDALVHEAPTLDAVTDIDALIARIDKDTSCVVVQYPDILGRIADLAPLADAAHAAGALLVAVVTEPVALGACRAPGHMGADIVVGEGQSIGVGLQFGGPYLGLFACKQKYVRQMPGRLCGETVDAAGKRGFVLTLSTREQHIRREKATSNICTNSGLCALAFSIHMTLLGEKGLRELATLNHGLACQAADRLAQVPGVKLLNDSFFNEFTLVLSKDAREIVRTLADKGVLGGVSLGRLFPDAPDIGHGLVVAVTETVTPEDIESFAKALEEELA from the coding sequence ATGCGCTACCTACCCCTTACCGACACCGACCGGCAGGAGATGCTGTCTGTCATCGGCGCGACCTCCATCGATGACCTGTTCGTGGACGTCCCCGCCGAAGCCCGGCTTTCCGACAAGATCGCAGGCCTGCCCGATCATGCCAGCGAGCTGGCGGTCGAGCGCCACATGGCGGCCCTGGCGCGGAAAAATCTGTCGGCAGGGGAGGCGCCCTTCTTCCTGGGCGCAGGCGCCTACAGGCATCATGTCCCCGCCAGCGTCGATCATCTGATCCAGCGCGGCGAGTTCCTGACCGCCTATACGCCCTATCAGCCGGAAATCGCTCAGGGCACGCTCCAGGTGCTGTTCGAATTCCAGACGCAGGTGGCGCGCCTGCTCGGCTGCGATGTCGCCAACGCGTCCATGTATGACGGCTCGACCGCCTGCTGGGAGGCGATCGGCATGGCCCGCCGCATCACCAAGCGGGGCAAGGCGATCCTCTCCTCCGGCCTGCATCCCCATTATGTCTCGGTCGCCAACACCATGGCGAAGTTCACCGGCGACGCGCTGGTGCATGAAGCGCCGACCCTGGACGCCGTCACGGACATCGATGCGCTGATCGCCAGGATCGACAAGGATACGAGCTGCGTCGTCGTCCAATATCCCGACATTCTCGGCCGCATCGCTGACTTGGCCCCGCTCGCGGACGCTGCCCATGCGGCGGGCGCGCTGCTGGTTGCCGTCGTGACGGAGCCGGTTGCGCTGGGCGCTTGTCGGGCGCCGGGCCATATGGGCGCGGACATCGTGGTGGGTGAAGGCCAGTCGATCGGCGTCGGCCTGCAATTTGGCGGGCCTTATCTGGGCCTGTTCGCGTGCAAGCAGAAATATGTCCGCCAGATGCCGGGCCGCCTCTGCGGCGAGACGGTGGACGCGGCGGGCAAGCGCGGCTTCGTGCTGACCCTATCGACCCGCGAGCAACATATCCGCCGCGAAAAGGCGACGTCGAACATCTGCACCAATTCCGGCCTCTGTGCGCTGGCGTTCAGCATCCACATGACGCTGCTGGGCGAGAAGGGCTTGCGCGAACTCGCCACGCTCAACCATGGGCTTGCCTGTCAGGCGGCCGACCGTTTGGCGCAGGTGCCGGGCGTGAAGCTGCTCAACGACAGCTTCTTCAATGAGTTCACGCTGGTTCTGTCGAAGGACGCCCGCGAAATCGTTCGCACCCTTGCCGACAAGGGCGTGCTGGGCGGCGTGTCGCTGGGCCGCCTGTTCCCGGATGCGCCGGATATCGGCCACGGCCTCGTCGTCGCCGTCACCGAAACCGTGACGCCGGAGGATATCGAGAGTTTTGCCAAGGCACTTGAGGAGGAACTGGCATGA
- the gcvT gene encoding glycine cleavage system aminomethyltransferase GcvT has product MSGNDDIAHLEEELPLQDLPLDAWHRGRGARMVGFAGYHMPIQYEGIMAEHAWTREHAGLFDVSHMGQLTFSGEGVDEALEHLLPSDIKGLTPFRQRYSMLLDEEGGILDDLMVSRLGGDAFDGAAIYMVVNGATKYDDIGWMIEHLPDEVVMNHMDEQALLALQGPEAGEALAALIPETAELIFMQSGPFTWRGVSLWISRSGYTGEDGFEISVPAEDAALLAEALCELPQVKPIGLGARDSLRLEAGLPLYGHDLTPAVSTIGADLGFAIQKRRREEGGFIGHARVMKELADGPGSKRVGLKIEGRLPAREGAAIYAGDVLVGEVTSGGFAPTVGAPIAMGWVSLPHAGLGEALEIEVRGKRIAATVAPMPFVPHRYRRKA; this is encoded by the coding sequence ATGTCCGGCAATGACGACATCGCTCATCTCGAAGAAGAATTGCCGCTGCAGGATCTGCCGCTGGATGCCTGGCATCGTGGCAGGGGTGCGCGAATGGTCGGCTTTGCCGGCTATCACATGCCGATCCAATATGAAGGCATCATGGCCGAACATGCCTGGACGCGCGAGCATGCCGGGCTGTTCGACGTCAGCCATATGGGTCAGCTCACCTTCTCCGGCGAGGGCGTGGACGAGGCGCTGGAGCATCTGCTGCCGAGCGACATCAAGGGACTGACACCCTTCCGCCAGCGCTATTCGATGCTGCTGGACGAAGAGGGCGGCATTCTCGATGATCTGATGGTCTCGCGCCTTGGCGGCGACGCCTTTGATGGCGCGGCCATCTATATGGTCGTCAACGGCGCGACCAAATATGACGATATCGGCTGGATGATCGAGCATCTGCCCGATGAGGTCGTCATGAATCATATGGACGAGCAGGCTCTGCTGGCCCTGCAAGGCCCGGAAGCGGGCGAGGCGCTGGCGGCGCTCATTCCTGAAACCGCCGAGCTGATCTTCATGCAGTCCGGCCCGTTCACCTGGCGCGGCGTGTCGCTATGGATCAGCCGTTCGGGCTATACCGGCGAGGACGGCTTCGAGATCAGCGTTCCCGCCGAGGATGCGGCGCTGCTGGCGGAGGCGCTGTGCGAACTGCCGCAGGTGAAGCCGATCGGTCTTGGTGCGCGGGATTCGTTGCGGCTGGAGGCGGGCTTGCCGCTCTATGGTCACGATCTGACGCCCGCCGTCAGCACCATCGGCGCGGATCTGGGCTTCGCCATCCAGAAGCGCCGCCGCGAGGAAGGCGGCTTCATCGGCCATGCCCGCGTGATGAAGGAACTGGCCGACGGGCCGGGTTCGAAGCGTGTGGGCCTGAAGATCGAAGGCCGCTTGCCTGCGCGTGAAGGCGCGGCGATCTATGCCGGCGACGTGCTGGTGGGCGAGGTGACGTCGGGCGGCTTCGCGCCGACCGTGGGCGCGCCGATCGCCATGGGCTGGGTCAGCCTGCCCCATGCCGGGCTGGGCGAAGCGCTGGAGATCGAGGTGCGTGGCAAGCGCATCGCCGCCACCGTCGCGCCGATGCCGTTCGTGCCGCACCGTTACCGCCGCAAGGCTTGA
- a CDS encoding SPOR domain-containing protein yields the protein MRRYDIWILGGLLLAGLAPAQPILAQPAQVQGMRPSSAENLNTNLARLASNPRDVAALIGAGEAALDMDDARAAAGFFARADMLQPNNGKVKAGLGRVMLKNQNPGEALRLFDQATRLGYSEVVLLSDRGLAKDMTGDQAGAQRDYQAALQRTPDDVELTHRYAASLGISGQVDAAERVLKPLLYKSDRAAWRYRAFILAMNNRQADAKKIAEQTMPSQLATAILPYMQKMPYLTAAQKAAAVHFGHFPANVGTTIAAVTPTPPAFASAASTARPPVAETPQAAKAGRQDRSRRNGAGSATLAQAEGPPRPVAAPPSYQPAPTREAAARPAQAPASTPQAAPRAAQQATIPAANVQGPPAPGFESVPAQPATPASPSASQLNAITLAQASVPRSPVPQPQSAPVPAPAPTPPATPPAAMAEAAPPATAPQPQIDPAVTRSLADIIHAIDVPESERQSSVVAVDLSEIAQMQAARRAERETAAAVAAEKAKKAAAAKAKAEADAKAKQLAEEKKKAAEEKARLAANPSRNWLQVGTGANKGALAFTMKGLRKKYDSLEPQDAWVAGWGRTNRLLVGPFSSFARAKALADKLKSAGADVFAWKSDAGEVVEQLPAK from the coding sequence GTGAGACGTTATGACATATGGATTCTGGGCGGGCTGCTTTTAGCGGGCCTCGCGCCAGCACAACCAATTCTGGCACAACCGGCTCAGGTGCAGGGGATGCGCCCTTCCAGCGCGGAAAATCTCAACACTAATCTCGCGCGTCTGGCGTCCAATCCGCGCGATGTGGCAGCGCTGATCGGCGCGGGCGAGGCGGCGCTCGACATGGACGACGCGCGTGCGGCGGCGGGCTTTTTCGCGCGCGCCGACATGCTCCAGCCGAATAATGGCAAGGTGAAGGCGGGCCTTGGCCGGGTGATGCTCAAGAACCAGAATCCGGGCGAGGCGCTGCGCCTGTTCGATCAGGCAACGCGGCTGGGCTATTCCGAAGTGGTGCTGCTGTCCGATCGCGGCCTTGCCAAGGACATGACCGGCGATCAGGCCGGGGCGCAGCGCGATTATCAGGCGGCGCTCCAGCGGACGCCCGATGATGTGGAACTGACCCATCGCTACGCGGCGTCCCTTGGCATATCGGGGCAGGTGGATGCGGCGGAACGGGTGCTGAAACCGCTGCTTTACAAGAGCGACCGTGCCGCCTGGCGCTACCGCGCCTTCATCCTGGCGATGAACAACCGGCAGGCCGACGCGAAGAAGATTGCCGAGCAGACCATGCCGTCGCAACTCGCCACGGCGATCCTGCCCTATATGCAGAAAATGCCCTATCTGACGGCGGCCCAGAAAGCGGCGGCCGTGCATTTCGGGCATTTCCCGGCCAATGTCGGCACGACCATCGCCGCCGTGACGCCGACGCCGCCAGCCTTTGCGTCAGCGGCGTCAACCGCCAGGCCGCCGGTTGCCGAGACGCCGCAAGCTGCCAAGGCCGGACGGCAGGATCGTTCGCGCCGCAATGGGGCGGGCAGCGCCACGCTCGCCCAGGCGGAAGGGCCGCCTCGTCCGGTCGCCGCGCCGCCTTCCTATCAGCCTGCGCCGACACGGGAAGCCGCCGCTCGACCAGCGCAGGCGCCCGCTTCCACACCTCAGGCTGCGCCCCGCGCAGCACAACAGGCCACCATTCCTGCCGCGAATGTGCAGGGTCCACCGGCGCCCGGTTTCGAGTCTGTCCCGGCCCAGCCTGCCACGCCCGCCAGCCCATCGGCCAGTCAGCTCAACGCGATCACGCTGGCGCAGGCGTCCGTGCCTCGTTCGCCCGTGCCACAACCGCAGAGCGCGCCCGTCCCGGCGCCCGCACCTACTCCGCCAGCCACCCCTCCTGCCGCTATGGCTGAAGCCGCGCCTCCGGCAACCGCGCCCCAGCCGCAGATCGACCCCGCCGTGACCCGGTCGCTGGCCGACATCATCCACGCCATCGACGTGCCGGAATCCGAACGCCAATCGAGCGTCGTCGCGGTGGACCTTTCCGAAATCGCGCAGATGCAGGCAGCCCGCCGCGCCGAACGCGAAACCGCCGCCGCTGTTGCCGCGGAAAAGGCGAAGAAGGCCGCTGCCGCCAAGGCAAAGGCGGAAGCAGACGCCAAGGCGAAGCAACTGGCAGAAGAAAAGAAGAAGGCCGCCGAGGAAAAGGCGCGCCTTGCCGCCAATCCCTCGCGCAACTGGCTTCAGGTGGGTACGGGAGCGAACAAGGGTGCGCTGGCCTTCACCATGAAGGGGCTACGCAAGAAATATGACTCGCTCGAACCCCAGGATGCCTGGGTCGCGGGCTGGGGCCGAACCAACCGCCTGCTGGTCGGACCGTTCAGCAGCTTCGCCCGCGCCAAGGCGCTGGCGGACAAGCTCAAATCGGCAGGGGCGGACGTGTTTGCCTGGAAAAGCGATGCCGGGGAGGTCGTTGAACAGCTCCCGGCCAAGTAG
- the ftsZ gene encoding cell division protein FtsZ, translating to MSIEISPPHVDELKPRIAVIGVGGAGGNAIANMIAASVEGVDFIVANTDAQALNASPAERRIQLGPQITEGLGAGSRPEIGKAAAEETIASVEQALDGAHMCFIAAGMGGGTGTGAAPVIAKAARDRGILTVGVVTKPFTFEGNRRMKSAESGIEELQKHVDTLIVIPNQNLFLIANPNTTFKEAFQMADEVLQQGVRGITDLMVMPGLINLDFADVRSVMGEMGKAMMGTGEAEGDGRALQAAEKAIANPLLDGVSMRGAKGVIVSIVGGDDMRLMEVDEAANHIRELVDPDANIIWGSAFNDNLNGKIRVSVVATGIDSDAGAAAAPLTQPFSFASRPAVAVPTAAASRSAPQPVPAPAPAAAPEPEPETLELDVPAAPAPAPLTPPVAEQPKPAPFTPTRPAAVFSDEDPSQDELLLGAEEAEAKPAPAPAPQAAPRVATGGTLFERMAGLTRGADKGAAASDDGAPTPDIPRFLNRQSNQ from the coding sequence ATGAGCATTGAAATCAGCCCACCGCATGTGGACGAGTTGAAGCCACGCATCGCGGTGATCGGCGTCGGCGGCGCGGGCGGCAACGCCATCGCGAACATGATCGCCGCCTCGGTCGAGGGCGTTGATTTCATCGTCGCCAATACCGATGCGCAGGCGCTGAACGCCTCGCCCGCGGAACGGCGCATCCAGCTTGGTCCGCAGATCACCGAAGGCCTGGGCGCAGGCTCCCGCCCCGAAATCGGCAAGGCAGCGGCTGAGGAAACCATCGCTTCGGTCGAGCAGGCTCTGGACGGCGCGCATATGTGCTTCATCGCCGCCGGCATGGGCGGCGGCACCGGCACAGGCGCTGCTCCCGTCATCGCCAAGGCTGCGCGCGATCGCGGCATTCTGACTGTCGGCGTCGTGACCAAGCCCTTCACCTTCGAGGGCAACCGCCGCATGAAGTCGGCGGAAAGCGGCATCGAGGAACTGCAAAAGCATGTCGATACCCTCATCGTCATCCCGAACCAGAATCTGTTCCTGATCGCCAACCCGAACACCACCTTCAAGGAAGCCTTCCAGATGGCGGACGAGGTGTTGCAGCAGGGCGTTCGCGGCATCACCGACCTGATGGTCATGCCGGGCCTCATCAATCTCGACTTTGCCGACGTCCGCTCGGTCATGGGCGAGATGGGCAAGGCGATGATGGGCACCGGCGAGGCCGAAGGCGACGGCCGCGCGCTCCAGGCGGCGGAAAAGGCGATCGCCAACCCGCTGCTCGACGGTGTGTCGATGCGTGGCGCGAAGGGCGTCATCGTCTCCATCGTCGGCGGCGACGACATGCGCCTGATGGAAGTGGACGAAGCCGCCAACCATATCCGCGAGCTGGTCGATCCGGATGCCAACATCATCTGGGGTTCGGCGTTCAACGACAATCTGAACGGCAAGATCCGCGTGTCGGTGGTCGCCACCGGCATCGACAGCGATGCAGGCGCCGCTGCCGCGCCGTTGACGCAGCCGTTCAGCTTCGCCAGCCGTCCGGCCGTCGCTGTGCCGACTGCCGCCGCGTCCAGGTCCGCGCCGCAGCCGGTTCCGGCCCCTGCGCCGGCCGCCGCGCCCGAGCCGGAACCTGAAACGCTGGAACTGGACGTGCCTGCGGCGCCTGCCCCTGCGCCGCTGACCCCGCCGGTCGCGGAACAGCCCAAGCCTGCGCCTTTCACGCCGACGCGTCCGGCCGCCGTCTTCTCGGATGAAGACCCCTCGCAAGACGAATTGCTGCTAGGCGCTGAGGAAGCCGAAGCCAAGCCGGCTCCGGCCCCCGCGCCGCAGGCGGCTCCGCGTGTCGCCACCGGCGGGACGCTGTTCGAGCGGATGGCGGGTCTTACCCGTGGCGCGGACAAGGGCGCCGCGGCCAGCGATGATGGCGCGCCGACTCCGGATATTCCGCGTTTCCTGAACCGTCAGAGCAACCAGTAA
- a CDS encoding D-alanine--D-alanine ligase, translating into MSRGPWHVAVLMGGWSAERPVSLSSGEGVAKALESRGHKVTRIDMGRDVALRLSETRPDVVFNALHGVPGEDGTVQGMMDLMGLTYTHSGLATSVIAIDKQLTKQALVPHGIPMPGGHIVSSESLFEADPLPRPYVVKPVNEGSSVGVAIVTQDGNYGSPIGRDVEGPWLHFDELLAEPYIRGRELTTAVLGDEALLVTELRPKSGFYDFDAKYTDGMTEHVCPAEIPNEIAEACKAIALRAHQLLGCKGASRSDFRWDDNQGIEGLFLLEVNTQPGMTPLSLVPEQAAKLGIDYAELVERIVEDALKGKQRAKGADHG; encoded by the coding sequence GTGAGCCGTGGCCCTTGGCATGTCGCCGTCCTGATGGGTGGCTGGTCCGCCGAGCGGCCTGTTTCGCTGTCGAGCGGCGAGGGCGTCGCCAAGGCGCTGGAATCGCGCGGCCATAAGGTCACGCGCATCGACATGGGCCGCGACGTGGCCCTGCGCCTCTCCGAAACGAGGCCCGATGTCGTGTTCAACGCCCTCCACGGCGTCCCTGGCGAGGATGGCACGGTGCAGGGCATGATGGATCTGATGGGCCTCACCTACACCCATTCGGGCCTCGCCACATCGGTCATCGCCATCGACAAGCAACTTACCAAGCAGGCGCTGGTGCCCCATGGCATCCCCATGCCCGGCGGCCATATCGTGAGCAGCGAAAGCCTGTTCGAAGCCGATCCGCTGCCGCGCCCCTATGTGGTGAAGCCGGTCAATGAGGGCAGCTCGGTCGGCGTCGCCATCGTGACGCAGGACGGCAATTACGGCTCGCCCATCGGCCGGGATGTCGAGGGGCCGTGGCTGCATTTCGATGAGCTGCTGGCCGAACCCTATATTCGCGGCCGGGAACTGACGACCGCCGTGCTGGGCGATGAGGCGTTGCTGGTGACGGAACTGCGCCCGAAAAGCGGCTTCTACGATTTCGACGCCAAATATACCGACGGCATGACCGAGCATGTCTGCCCGGCGGAGATTCCCAACGAGATCGCGGAAGCCTGCAAGGCGATCGCTCTGCGCGCCCATCAACTGCTGGGCTGCAAGGGCGCGTCGCGCTCCGATTTCCGCTGGGACGACAATCAGGGGATCGAGGGGCTGTTCCTGCTCGAAGTGAACACCCAGCCGGGAATGACGCCCTTAAGCCTTGTTCCCGAACAGGCGGCGAAGCTGGGCATTGACTATGCCGAGCTGGTGGAGCGTATTGTCGAGGACGCGTTGAAGGGGAAGCAGCGCGCAAAGGGGGCAGATCATGGCTGA